Part of the Enterobacter pseudoroggenkampii genome, AGATGCGCGAGTTATCCTCATGAAGCGCGTAGCGGATGATATTCGTCGCCACTTCACAGGCGGCGAGATCGAAGGCGAAACGCCACTCATCATCTACGGGAAGCGCGCTCAACCTGACGCCCAGCCAGCCGGACAGCGGCGTCAGGGACGCGATCGCCGCCGGAAATTCAGCCTGCTCCGGCGTCTGCATCTACTGCCCCAGCTGCGCAAGTGCGCTGTTTTTATCCGGATAGATGCGGAATATGCGATCCATTCGGGTCAGGATGAACATATTCGTGATCCCGGGGTTCAGGGAGCAAAGCGCCATTTCGCCTTTCCCGTTCATCAGCTTAAACAACGACACCAGCATCCCCAGCCCGCTGCTGTCGATAAAGTCCACTTTGCTAAAATCGACAATTAAGGCTTTACGATCGCTGCCAATTTCTTCCGTGACAGAGGCCTTAAACGCCGCGGCAATGGACGCATCCAGCCGCCGAACTGCGGGGGTGAGAATATTGGCATGTGGTAATCGTT contains:
- a CDS encoding STAS domain-containing protein — encoded protein: MIINTERLPHANILTPAVRRLDASIAAAFKASVTEEIGSDRKALIVDFSKVDFIDSSGLGMLVSLFKLMNGKGEMALCSLNPGITNMFILTRMDRIFRIYPDKNSALAQLGQ